The Paenibacillus sp. FSL R7-0345 DNA segment ATGCCTAAAGGACAATCCACTTTCCCCGTAGCGTGTGGACAACGAAACTTCAAACGTTCCTTTTCCTGTCCCCAATACGTCATCGGAAACCCCATCGAACAGCAAGGTGTCCCTTTGCTTGTCATACCTGCAGGGGGTTCCTTTTCATTCCGCGGATTCATTGGAATAATCGCTTGGGCCTTGACGCTGCGAGCCGTTTCGTAGTTTTTCATTTGGTCATATCCTGCATCCAGCATGAAAAAACGAGGCTTGAATCGTTCGACGGTTCGCTTCATGAGTGTAGGTCCCTCATCGCCATCATTCACATGAGCAGGTGTAACGTTTAGGGCAATCGGAAGTTCACTCTTCGTATCGACGGCCAGATGCAGCTTATAGCCAAACCACTTAACTTTGTTGCCAAACGCATCGAGTTTTACTCCCCAATTGGCATTGCCGGTGAGTTCGCTTTTTCGCTTAGGTTCTTTTTTCTCGTAAGCGTGAATGGCTGCGCTGTCGATGGCGACATGAGTGCCGCCTAGGATTCCAGCTTCTTGGCACTGAGCGACAAGATCCTCAAACAACTGCTGGGCGAGGTTTTTGCGAGTCAAGTCGGCAAAAACCCGGCTTAACGTAGAGATCGAAGGGGCGAAGATGTCCAGCCGAAGTCCACATTGGTAACGGAAACGAAGGTCAAACTCCAGTCTACGCGCTAGGCCGGTGAACGTATCGATGTTCTCTAAGGGAGCCGCGAGTAATGCGCGAAGAATGCCTTGACGGCAGTGCCCATCCGCTCCTCGGGGTGAAGGGTTTCTCAATTGCCTCGCATACGGTCGTAAGTCCAGTGCACTAAAAAAGATAGGCAGTCGTTCTTTCGATTCGATTTTTTGAAGCTCCTCAAAGGAAAATAGACTTTCTTGGAGAATATACAAAAGGGGCTTCCTCCTCTTGAGTGTTTTGGTTTCGTCACCAAAAAACTTCTCCAAGTTGGGGTGAAGTCCTTTTTTATATCCAAAATCCCTTTGTATAGCAAGGGCTTAGATTAATGCAAAATGCTCATAGAAATAAAGTCCTAGACTACTGTTGGTTTATTGATCTTACGTTTCCCGTTATTTTGTTAGTTTAACCTTGGAAAGTATAGATTGAAGAGTTTTTAAGTAACTTTTCTACACCAGCAGGGTGATAGGGCATTAAATCATTAGCCCTTTTTATCCCTACCCATTCTACTCCGGAAATTTCATCTTCATCTTGAATTGAAATTTCGCCTTCAATAATTTTTGCTTCAAAAGTTATAAATAAAGCGTGATGTCCCTTTTCCTTAAAAAACGCTTCATTTACTGCAACAATGTTTTCAACTTCAATTGTTAGACCTGTTTCTTCCTTAGTCTCGCGGATAACTGCCTGTTCGAGAGTTTCTCCCTTTTCAACTGCACCACCAGGAAGAGACCAACTGTCACCTTTGTTATTAACCATCAAGAGTTCTTTCTTTTCTTCGTTATAAATTAATGCATATGCGACATCTACCCTTAACATATTTTACTATCACTCCTGATTATATAATTTAAGCGGTTTTATTTATATCAATTAATATAACATGATAATCAAAAAAAACTGCCCTTTAGATGATGCACAGTACGAAGATATTGTTTGATAAAAGAAAGCATGCAGATTCAACTAACGAGAGACTATAGCTCAGTACAGACAGAGTCAACCGGGCTCAAGGACCGGCTGACTGACTCTTGTTACGTTAACGGGCAGTTATGTGTAACAAACTGACCCCAACATTCCATTATACAAAGTGGTAAAATTGATAAAGGAGTAACTTGATAGCGTTTCCCGAGGAGTGGTATCGTGGGTGTAGATTTTTCAGCGATGTTTCAACATTCCCTTGATTTAAGATCAATAGAGATTTTTAAAGACGAGCTAGTTGAAGGAACGGCATTCCCGAGAGTTGTTCAATGTATATCTGAAGTTAACCAACATAATCCCCACTTAGTTAGACCGTGGTCTCTTAACCGTGAGCGAATAATCGAATCACATAGCTACGGCCCATTCGATCCTGTTCTTTTCGCAGATGATGAATACATTGAGGTAGACGGTCCTGGAGGATTCAGCTTTATATTTAATAAAAATATCTGTGAATTCCAACCATGCTTTAGATGGTACAGCTTTATTGAAAACAAGGAGCTACAATTTGAAATTCGAACTATATGCAAAGAGATCTCGAATTACTTGGGGTACAACTTTACAATATACATGGGCGATAATTACTGTGCGTCCGATTATATATTCGAAGGACGTGATATGGAATATTACAAAGCCGAATTATTAAGACGATTCGGTAAATCAAAGAACACAATTAGCGAATTAATACAAAGGTCTTCTGGCGGTTGGGAATCTGAGGGTTATTTCATTGATTACTTCAGTGACATGCCAGTTGCGTACGGCAGGAATGAATTCAACTAACGGAAAACCGTAGCTCAGTACAGACAGAAGCAGCCGAGCTTAAGGACCGTCTGACTCTCGTTACGTTAACGGGCAGGATAGTTGAATGATTTCGTGAATAACTTAAGTCATGACGAATTTACGAAATTCGCAGAAAGACGTTAGCCGAAAGAAGTTCTTAGTTTAGGAGGAGTCTATATGATATTAGAAAAAGTTATCAATAGAATTGTAATACAAAGTGAATATAAGGATTTTGTTGATAAGTATATAGATAATATACTTACCGAATTCAAAGGTACAATTCATAGCATTTATATGTGTGGCTCGATTCCCAAAGGAACTGCTAAACCTTTTAAGTCAGATGCAGACTTTACTATTATTTGTGTAGATCCCAAAGATATTGATTACGAAAGATTGTCAAATATTAAAGACAGGCTTTTGGAAGAATATCCGGCAGTAACTAAGATTGATACGATAATTTGCTCGATTGACGATGTATTAAGTAAACCGAATGAGTGGGGTTTTTGGATAAAGATCATTTGTGTTTGCATATATGGTCATGACGTTGGTGAAAAAGTACCCCCGATAATGATTTCTCCAGCGTTCATTTTAGACTTAAATACAGAGACCAAGGAGGAAGTAGAACATATACATAGTTTACTTTCTAATGCTAGTGATAACACAATGAAAACTAGATATATTAAAGGTTACTCTAAGAGATTAATTCGTGCATTATACTCTTTGGTTTTAGAAGATACAGGTACATGGCAAGATGACATTCTTAAGATGAAAAATGCCATATTAAACTATTGTGAGATTGACTCCGCTTTAGTTGATTATCTGTATGCCTGTTACTTGGATAGTAATGTACCTGTTGAAGAGTTTCTGGGAATCGCAGATGAAGTATATAGCTATTTTGAGAACGCCTTAAATGCAATGGCTGCTTCCAGAACTTCCTTCGGCTAGCACCATCACTCTGAGAAGCGAGTGACCACATCCAGCCCCTAAGCCCGTCGGGACGTCACTGCGTTAGATGTTCGGCAAGCCTCACAACTATAAGCAGCGATTCTAATTAAAATATAAGACTATCGTGCTCACGGGAAACGTGCTCGACACAACAGCGGCAGCCTAAGACTTATTTTCCGAGTCTTGTTCTGCCGCTGCTTAGTTTACTGGAGAGCCTAATACTCATATTTTCACAAAACCCGCATAACTGGAATGTCTATAATCACACTGGTCCCTTTACCCTCTGCACTTATGAACGTTATCTCCCTGGCTTCACCGCCAAAAAACAGACTCAGCCGCTTGTTGATATTCTCAACCCCGTACCCGCTTCCCTGGTAGCCCGAATGCCGCTCCTCCCGTTCGCTTAAGCCGGCCCCGTCGTCTTCAACGGTGATCCGCAGCCTGTCCTGTTCAATCCGGCCTGTAATCCGGATCGTTCCTCTGCGCTCTTCCGTTTCCATAATGCCGTGCACAATCGCGTTCTCCACCAGCGGCTGCAGGGTAATCTTGGGCAGCATGCAGCTAAGCGCATCGTCCTCTATGCGGATCTCCAGCTTGATCCTGTCTTTGTACCGGTTCTTCTGGATGTCCATATAGATGCTGCACAGCCTGACCTCGTCACCCACGCTCACAAAATCCTTGCCTTTATTCAGCACCAGCTTGTAATAATCCGACAGGGCGTGAATCACCCGCTGGATATTGTCTACCTCATCCTTTTGGCCATCCAGTTCACCATATCCAGCGTGTTATACAAAAAATGCGGATTGATCTGGGACTGCAGCGCCTTCAGCTCTGCCCCCTTCTTCTCCTGCCCCAGCCTGAACTGCTCCTCCATCAGCTCCTGCACACTGTTGATCAAACATACATTACCGATTTACAGGAGTACACGTTATATTCAAGCTGTGAAGTTACAAGCGGCATATTGCGAGAAGAAAGCCTTAAGATATTGTCCGGGTATTTTCCGCATAACAAAAAGGGCTAAACGCTCTGGCATAAAGGGAATGGTTTACAAATGTCGAATCTAGTCACTATGACAATTCGAGGAGTGTATCCATTTTGCGTAAACCGTTCAAACTTCAACTAATCACTGTTCTTGCTTTTCTGCTTAGCCTCGTTTCTGTTCCAGCTGCGTTTGCAGAGACTTCTCTTATCTCAGACAAAAACCTGGAACAAGCGATTCGAGCCGAACTAGAGAAACCGGCTGGCCCCATTACCAAAGAAGATTTACAGACTATAACGTCGCTCTATCCCGATAATCCTAAGAAGAAAATTAACAGTTTAAACGGACTAGAGCATGCTGTTAATTTAGAGAGCTTAATGCTCCCAGGGCTTGGCATTACCAATATTGAGCCGCTTAAAAATCTGCATAAAATTACCTTCTTGGCTCTGAATGACAATCAGCTCACTCAAATGGAGCCGCTGCAAGAGCTGTCCCAATTGAAACAGCTTATTATCGATTCTAATAACATACAGAAGCTTGATGCACTAGCGGGATTAACCAATCTAACGGACTTGTTAATCGGCCACAATCAGCTTAAGGACCTCTCACCGATTCAATCCCTAGTCAAACTGAATTGGCTGAGCGTAAACGATAACCAAATCCAGTCTCTTGAACCGTTAAGAGATCACCCGGAACTTGAACATTTATACTTTGAGAATAATTTGGTCCAGGATATTAGCGTCTTAACAAGTCTTCCGAAGCTTAAAGAGGTTTCACTCAGCAATAATCCTTTGAATACGAATGCAGAGAAAACCCTGGCCGAGCTCGCTGCCAAAGGTGTCAAAGTGCTTGAAGAAGCTGATGACGAACCAGCACCATCTTCAGATCCTGACGAAATCATGGTGCTGTTGAATGGTGAGATCGTTAAATTCCAAGTCCCGCCCATCCAGCAAAACGGATCTGTACTTGTTCCGTTCCGCGCTCTTTTCGAAGCAATGGGTCTGAAAGTGGACTGGGATCCAAAAACGCAAACCATCAAGGGAAGTAAACCAGGTACACTGATCAAGCTTAAAGTAGGTTCAACTACTGCTGAGATCAATGGCAATCAGAAAAAACTGACAGTAGCCCCTTCTATCATCAAAGGCAGCACCTACGTTCCATTACGTTTTATCGGCGAAGCAGTGGGTGCGAAGGTGAACTGGCTGGCGGAGCTTCAAGCAGTTATCATTTATACGAAGCAGCCATTTGCGACCAAAGATAAAAAAATCCAAGTCACAGGCTACGGCGACTGGAGGGACGTAACAGCTTCTGTTGAGAATACTGGAGATCACCAGCTTATCTTAAGCTTACCAGAGCAAAACACGATACTTATTCAGCATTATAGTATGAGTGATTTAGATATGAACTTCGAACAATATGTTAGCTCGTTCAAAAAAGATATAACGGACGAAAATGCGGTGGAAATCACTGAGCAGTCTGTGAAGGTGGGGGGAATCGATGCGAAGCAGTTGACCTATAGCTTAAGCGAGAACAATGAAACGATCGAAGTTCAAATGATTCTATTCGAGCAAAATAATGAAATCTATAGCCTTTTGTCTGTTTTTCCATCTCAGGCCAGCAAACAAGCCAACGCTGAATTCAACGAAATATTAAAAAGTATACAATTGAACTAGCTTAGAAGAGATCGGGTACCTATTAAATTAACCAAACGTGGCATAGCTGCTTTAAACATATAAACTCACATAAATAGAATTTATCAACTATCATAAAATGAGAAATAAAAATAACCACATCGTTTACACTTTAGTGTACAAGAGGTGGTTATTTTGTTCTTAATTAGCGTGAAGGCTTACCGACTTAATAAGCGAAGAGTTATATTGTCCGTTTCAATACTTCATTATAATTACTCTGAAATGCAATATACGTTATTCTAAAAAACGGTTTTTTGATAAATAAAACATCTGTTAATTCAACGGGGATAACCTCCACTTCCACTTTTCTCAAGCTGTTTTCAAGATCAACGATTTCTATGGATACTGACTGCTTACCGGTTACATTTAAAATTAATGGCACTTCTGCAACCCCATTATAAAATGGTACATCTATTTATGTAATTCCCGTAGGCGAAAAATCATTATCTCCAAATCTTCCGGAGGAATCTATAGATGATATGTTATAGCCTGATATCCTTACTTTAGCAATCCCATTTAAAATATCAACTGCATTTCCATCTTAACTATATACATTTCCATAAACACTCAATTTTACTGTAGCAGTTTCTCCGGCTGTGATTTTGGATTGGCTTATTTCAATAGAATTATCTAACGGTTGCGTTGATCTTAAAGAAAACATGCTAACAATCTCCATCCAACCAGCATTTGACCATTCTGACCACATAGTTTCATCTTTAACCCTTACTTTAATTTGAATAGGCTCAAATGTTGGAGATGCATTTGAAGGTATCCAAGTCCCATTCGTAACTATTGTGGAAGTTTTAATTTCACCTGTATCATGAATAATACCTCCGGTTTCATCCAGTACATTAACTTGATATGCAGTAAACTGGGTTAATGCAGCATCTGTTTGACTCCAAGTAATTGATGGTTTGTTTATGCTAGATTGTGTCGGATTAACTGCGTTCCGAAGGTATATTTTTCTCAATGTATCGTATACTATTTTGAATATATAAATCTATTCCATAATCACCCGTTATATTACCTGTTTCGAACATGTAAGCTGCTTGAGGCGCACCAAGAAAAGGAGTGCTCAATGTAATTAACTTATCTATTAAGTGCCCATTCCCTTGCCTTATAAACTCTGTAGCAACAAGTCCTCCCATACTATGAGCTATAATATAAAAATTACTATAAGGATTTAAAGTCCTCTCTTTCTCTATTATTTCTTTCAATTTTTTGGCACTCTCAATTGAAGACACTCTCCAATCATATGCTGCGTCTACAACCTTAAAACCTTCTTTACCAAAAACGAAATTATACTTCCGTAATAATCGTTAATACTACTACCAACCCAAATTTCACAATACTTGATTCTGGGTAAACACTGGTACTTAATATTCCAATTGATTTATTAGCTTCAGCAGCCACAAAATTGTTGTTACCCCAGCCAAACCCAGCAATTAAAGAAAAAACTATTATATAAATCAAAATACTTCTAAATTTTTCTTTTCATCTTAATCTCCTCACATTACTTTAAAATAACTATTTTATATCGAAATCTACGACCACTCAACAACTTTTCTATTTTTTAGTTATTGTTATTATCCATATTCCAAACATGAGAATTATTTGTATAATTGATAACGCTAATGGAAAATAAAATAATAAATTAATTTGGTTATAATCAATACCTATATCAAGATAACTTAAATCTACTATACCGGGCCCTCTATCTTTATTAATATCCCTCAGACTAAAATAATTCAAAATACAACTACTTGGTAAAGCACTCACAATTATCC contains these protein-coding regions:
- a CDS encoding transposase; translated protein: MYILQESLFSFEELQKIESKERLPIFFSALDLRPYARQLRNPSPRGADGHCRQGILRALLAAPLENIDTFTGLARRLEFDLRFRYQCGLRLDIFAPSISTLSRVFADLTRKNLAQQLFEDLVAQCQEAGILGGTHVAIDSAAIHAYEKKEPKRKSELTGNANWGVKLDAFGNKVKWFGYKLHLAVDTKSELPIALNVTPAHVNDGDEGPTLMKRTVERFKPRFFMLDAGYDQMKNYETARSVKAQAIIPMNPRNEKEPPAGMTSKGTPCCSMGFPMTYWGQEKERLKFRCPHATGKVDCPLGMTACSTSNYGMVVKVDTQQDLRRYAMPHRESRGWKELYNKRTSVERCNSRMKTYLTADQLHVWGIQKVTTHQYLNAIVLLASALAVSRQRVVTAA
- a CDS encoding stalk domain-containing protein, yielding MRKPFKLQLITVLAFLLSLVSVPAAFAETSLISDKNLEQAIRAELEKPAGPITKEDLQTITSLYPDNPKKKINSLNGLEHAVNLESLMLPGLGITNIEPLKNLHKITFLALNDNQLTQMEPLQELSQLKQLIIDSNNIQKLDALAGLTNLTDLLIGHNQLKDLSPIQSLVKLNWLSVNDNQIQSLEPLRDHPELEHLYFENNLVQDISVLTSLPKLKEVSLSNNPLNTNAEKTLAELAAKGVKVLEEADDEPAPSSDPDEIMVLLNGEIVKFQVPPIQQNGSVLVPFRALFEAMGLKVDWDPKTQTIKGSKPGTLIKLKVGSTTAEINGNQKKLTVAPSIIKGSTYVPLRFIGEAVGAKVNWLAELQAVIIYTKQPFATKDKKIQVTGYGDWRDVTASVENTGDHQLILSLPEQNTILIQHYSMSDLDMNFEQYVSSFKKDITDENAVEITEQSVKVGGIDAKQLTYSLSENNETIEVQMILFEQNNEIYSLLSVFPSQASKQANAEFNEILKSIQLN
- a CDS encoding NUDIX hydrolase, whose amino-acid sequence is MLRVDVAYALIYNEEKKELLMVNNKGDSWSLPGGAVEKGETLEQAVIRETKEETGLTIEVENIVAVNEAFFKEKGHHALFITFEAKIIEGEISIQDEDEISGVEWVGIKRANDLMPYHPAGVEKLLKNSSIYTFQG
- a CDS encoding histidine kinase — translated: MINSVQELMEEQFRLGQEKKGAELKALQSQINPHFLYNTLDMVNWMAKRMR
- a CDS encoding nucleotidyltransferase domain-containing protein, whose amino-acid sequence is MILEKVINRIVIQSEYKDFVDKYIDNILTEFKGTIHSIYMCGSIPKGTAKPFKSDADFTIICVDPKDIDYERLSNIKDRLLEEYPAVTKIDTIICSIDDVLSKPNEWGFWIKIICVCIYGHDVGEKVPPIMISPAFILDLNTETKEEVEHIHSLLSNASDNTMKTRYIKGYSKRLIRALYSLVLEDTGTWQDDILKMKNAILNYCEIDSALVDYLYACYLDSNVPVEEFLGIADEVYSYFENALNAMAASRTSFG
- a CDS encoding ATP-binding protein, encoding MIHALSDYYKLVLNKGKDFVSVGDEVRLCSIYMDIQKNRYKDRIKLEIRIEDDALSCMLPKITLQPLVENAIVHGIMETEERRGTIRITGRIEQDRLRITVEDDGAGLSEREERHSGYQGSGYGVENINKRLSLFFGGEAREITFISAEGKGTSVIIDIPVMRVL